The following proteins are co-located in the Desulfobacterales bacterium genome:
- a CDS encoding 2Fe-2S iron-sulfur cluster binding domain-containing protein: protein MAITVEFKTSGKTAQWNDSYESLLELAEENGIEIETDCEAGVCGTCKVRLISGKVDMEVEDGLEDEDAAANMILPCVAVPLTDIVLEI from the coding sequence ATGGCGATAACAGTTGAATTCAAAACATCCGGCAAGACCGCACAATGGAATGACAGCTATGAAAGCTTGCTGGAACTGGCTGAAGAAAACGGGATTGAAATTGAAACCGACTGTGAAGCCGGGGTTTGCGGAACCTGTAAAGTCCGCTTGATTTCCGGCAAGGTGGATATGGAGGTCGAAGACGGGCTTGAAGATGAGGATGCTGCGGCCAATATGATTCTGCCGTGTGTGGCGGTTCCTTTGACGGACATCGTGCTTGAGATCTGA